From the genome of Flavobacterium luteolum, one region includes:
- the trpB gene encoding tryptophan synthase subunit beta: MSFNVNEKGYYGEFGGAYIPEMLYPNVEELRQKYLSIMDEPDFKAEFNQLLKDYVGRPSPLYFAKRLSEKYNTKVYLKREDLNHTGAHKVNNTIGQILLAKRLGKKRIIAETGAGQHGVATATVCALMGIECIVYMGEIDIARQAPNVARMKMLGAEVRPALSGSRTLKDATNEAIRDWINNPVDTHYIIGSAIGPHPYPDMVTRFQSIISEEIKWQLKEKEGRENPDYVVACIGGGSNAAGTYYHFLHEPEVGIIAVEAAGKGVDSGHSAATSKLGKVGVIHGCKTLLMQTPDGQITEPYSISAGLDYPGVGPLHAHLAQTGRGEFFSVTDDDAMNAGLQLTKLEGIIPAIESAHAFAVLDQKKFKPEDVVVISLSGRGDKDLDNYIDYFKL, encoded by the coding sequence ATGAGTTTTAACGTTAACGAAAAAGGATATTACGGAGAATTTGGAGGAGCTTATATTCCAGAAATGCTGTATCCAAATGTAGAAGAATTACGTCAGAAGTATTTAAGCATAATGGATGAACCTGATTTTAAAGCAGAGTTCAATCAATTGTTGAAAGATTATGTTGGACGCCCTAGTCCGTTGTATTTTGCAAAACGTTTATCTGAAAAATACAACACCAAAGTTTATCTAAAAAGAGAAGACTTAAACCATACCGGAGCGCACAAAGTAAACAATACTATCGGGCAAATTTTACTTGCAAAACGTCTAGGCAAAAAAAGAATTATTGCCGAGACTGGAGCTGGCCAACATGGTGTAGCAACAGCAACCGTTTGTGCTTTGATGGGAATTGAGTGTATTGTTTATATGGGAGAAATTGACATTGCACGTCAGGCTCCAAACGTAGCGCGTATGAAAATGTTAGGCGCAGAAGTTCGTCCAGCGCTTTCAGGCTCTAGAACTTTAAAAGATGCTACAAACGAAGCAATCCGCGATTGGATTAATAATCCTGTAGACACACATTATATTATTGGATCAGCAATTGGACCACATCCTTATCCAGATATGGTAACGCGTTTTCAAAGTATCATTTCAGAAGAAATTAAATGGCAGTTAAAAGAAAAAGAAGGTCGTGAAAACCCTGATTATGTAGTAGCTTGTATTGGTGGCGGAAGTAATGCTGCAGGAACTTATTATCACTTTTTGCACGAACCGGAAGTTGGAATCATTGCAGTTGAAGCAGCTGGAAAAGGAGTTGATAGCGGACACAGTGCTGCAACAAGCAAACTAGGAAAAGTGGGTGTTATTCACGGCTGTAAAACGCTTTTAATGCAAACTCCTGACGGACAAATTACAGAACCATATTCTATTTCAGCTGGATTAGATTATCCTGGAGTTGGCCCATTACACGCTCATTTGGCACAAACAGGACGTGGCGAATTTTTCTCTGTAACCGATGATGATGCTATGAATGCAGGTTTACAGCTTACGAAATTAGAAGGAATTATACCAGCTATAGAAAGTGCTCACGCATTTGCGGTTCTAGATCAAAAGAAATTCAAACCTGAAGACGTTGTCGTAATCAGTCTTTCTGGACGTGGCGATAAAGATTTAGATAATTACATTGATTACTTTAAATTGTAA
- a CDS encoding gamma-glutamylcyclotransferase family protein: MEKLFSYGTLRSKQVQMQIFKKVLVGTPDQLLGYKLKSLQIEEEFGMADYVVAIASENAEENIHGVVFNVSNADLAKVDLFESNSYRRVQVKLKSGTVAWVYTENK; the protein is encoded by the coding sequence ATGGAAAAGTTATTCTCATACGGAACATTAAGATCTAAACAAGTTCAAATGCAGATTTTTAAAAAAGTATTAGTAGGAACTCCAGATCAGCTCTTGGGTTATAAACTAAAAAGTTTACAAATCGAAGAAGAATTTGGAATGGCAGATTATGTGGTAGCAATTGCAAGTGAAAACGCCGAAGAAAATATACATGGCGTAGTTTTTAATGTTTCTAATGCAGATTTAGCAAAAGTCGATTTATTCGAATCTAATTCGTATCGAAGAGTTCAGGTTAAATTGAAATCTGGGACAGTTGCTTGGGTTTATACCGAAAATAAATAA
- a CDS encoding carbon-nitrogen hydrolase family protein: MILAAAQTKPKRGNIASNLLNHYQLIELAAQNGAQLIVFPEMSITGYERENALELAFVEDDYRIDHLKDLATDNNIVIIAGAPILIENQLFIGQYIIAPNDSVSIYTKQFLHEGEDEFFQSSFENNPMVKIEDQNIAFAICADIDNPKHPENAAKNNADIYIASIFFSPNGIPNAYRDLQNYAEKHQMNVLMSNFSGESWGSPSAGQSAFWNNKGELVAQMNDSDSGLLLVEKQNDNWISKIRTV, translated from the coding sequence ATGATTTTAGCAGCGGCGCAGACAAAACCAAAACGCGGAAATATTGCTTCAAATTTATTAAATCATTATCAGCTTATTGAATTGGCTGCACAAAACGGAGCTCAATTAATCGTTTTCCCAGAAATGTCAATTACAGGATATGAAAGAGAAAATGCTTTAGAATTGGCTTTCGTCGAAGATGATTATAGAATAGATCATTTGAAAGATTTGGCAACCGATAATAATATTGTCATTATTGCTGGTGCCCCAATTTTAATTGAAAATCAGTTGTTTATTGGGCAATACATTATTGCTCCCAACGATTCGGTTTCTATTTACACAAAGCAGTTTTTACATGAAGGCGAAGATGAATTTTTCCAGTCTTCATTTGAAAATAATCCGATGGTTAAGATTGAAGATCAAAACATTGCATTTGCGATTTGTGCTGATATTGATAATCCAAAGCATCCTGAAAATGCTGCAAAAAATAACGCAGACATTTATATTGCGAGCATTTTCTTTTCGCCAAATGGAATTCCGAATGCGTACAGAGATTTACAAAATTACGCCGAAAAGCATCAAATGAATGTTTTGATGTCCAATTTCAGCGGAGAATCTTGGGGTTCGCCTTCGGCTGGACAAAGCGCTTTTTGGAATAACAAAGGTGAATTAGTTGCCCAAATGAATGACTCTGACTCTGGATTGTTATTGGTTGAAAAACAAAATGATAATTGGATAAGTAAAATCAGAACAGTTTAA
- a CDS encoding phosphoribosylanthranilate isomerase — MKLKICGMKYPENILEVGALLPDYMGFIFWEKSARYFNGTIPELIETIKKVGVFVNQTQEEILEKVTKYNLQAVQLHGNESVEFLTELKNQLPKKIEIIKVFSADENFDFETITPFENVCDYFLFDTKGKLPGGNGTTFDWTILKKYNSKKPFFLSGGIGMNELKAIEEISKTKLPIYAVDVNSKFEIEPGLKNKNLFSNFKRKFDVANF; from the coding sequence ATGAAACTCAAAATATGCGGCATGAAATATCCCGAAAACATACTCGAAGTAGGTGCACTCCTACCCGATTATATGGGATTTATTTTCTGGGAAAAATCCGCACGATATTTTAACGGAACTATTCCTGAACTTATTGAAACAATCAAAAAAGTAGGTGTTTTTGTCAATCAAACTCAGGAAGAAATTCTGGAAAAAGTAACAAAATACAATTTACAAGCCGTTCAATTACACGGAAATGAATCGGTTGAATTTTTAACGGAATTAAAAAATCAATTGCCAAAGAAAATCGAAATCATAAAAGTATTTTCAGCCGATGAAAATTTTGATTTTGAAACAATTACACCTTTTGAAAATGTCTGCGATTATTTTCTATTTGACACCAAAGGAAAATTACCCGGCGGAAATGGAACAACTTTCGACTGGACCATATTAAAAAAATACAATTCGAAAAAGCCTTTCTTTTTGAGCGGTGGCATCGGAATGAATGAATTAAAAGCCATTGAAGAAATTTCAAAAACCAAATTACCTATTTATGCAGTCGATGTAAATAGTAAATTTGAAATCGAACCAGGGCTGAAAAATAAAAATCTATTTAGCAACTTCAAACGCAAATTTGATGTTGCCAACTTTTAA